From Bacteroidia bacterium, one genomic window encodes:
- a CDS encoding metallophosphoesterase, with protein sequence MSIYAISDLHLANSVNCKALIELPHFDKDWLILAGDIGETEEHLRFALSVLTPKFKKIVWTPGNHDLWTHRLNKNALKGENKYQKLVSICQKYGVITPEDEYPTYSDKEITYMVIPILTLYDYSFRPDFVKEGNEVEWASESGVICADEELLIPEPYSSIKDWCRARCAYTEQRLASIDYKIPKIVISHYPLLKELGRIYTYPRFSIWCGTTLTEKWLDLFNIKIVVYGHLHMRSSKIVRRVKHEEVSFGYPNQWDHSKELQYYLRKIV encoded by the coding sequence TATATACGCAATAAGTGATTTGCATTTAGCAAACAGCGTTAATTGTAAGGCATTAATAGAATTACCTCATTTTGATAAAGATTGGCTTATACTTGCGGGGGATATTGGAGAAACGGAAGAACATTTACGGTTTGCGTTATCAGTATTAACACCCAAGTTTAAAAAAATAGTATGGACTCCAGGAAATCATGACCTTTGGACTCATCGATTAAATAAAAATGCACTAAAAGGAGAAAATAAATATCAAAAATTAGTTTCGATTTGCCAAAAATATGGTGTGATTACTCCAGAAGATGAATATCCGACATATTCTGATAAAGAAATAACTTATATGGTAATCCCAATTCTGACTCTTTACGATTACAGCTTTAGACCAGACTTTGTTAAGGAGGGTAATGAGGTAGAATGGGCTTCTGAATCAGGAGTTATCTGCGCCGATGAAGAGTTACTAATACCTGAGCCGTATAGCTCAATTAAAGATTGGTGTCGAGCCAGATGCGCTTATACTGAACAACGGCTAGCATCTATTGACTATAAGATTCCTAAAATAGTGATTAGCCATTACCCTCTACTAAAAGAACTTGGTAGAATATATACATATCCAAGGTTTTCTATTTGGTGTGGGACTACTCTAACCGAGAAATGGCTTGACCTATTTAATATTAAAATAGTGGTATATGGGCATTTACATATGCGATCATCAAAAATCGTCAGAAGGGTAAAGCATGAAGAAGTATCCTTTGGTTATCCTAATCAATGGGATCATAGTAAAGAGTTACAGTACTATTTGAGAAAAATAGTGTAG